The nucleotide sequence CGATCAGCCTGTTGCGCGAGCGTGCGTACGAGTTCATCACCGCGACCGGCAAGGTGGCGGGCCTGCCCGAGCTGCGGCCCGGCGACAACCTGGAGATCTACGGCCTCGGCCGCCGCTTCTCGGGCACCTACTTCGTCAAACGGGTCGAGCACACCCTGGGCACCGGTGGTTTCTTCACCCAGTTCACCGCTCGGCGGATCCATCAGGGGGACCAGTGACCATGAGGGGCACGCCACGCGCCCGCTCCACCGACAAGCGCTACTACGGCGTCGTCGAAGCGCTCGTCGTGGAGAACGAGGGCGATGACGAGGGCCAGGTCAAGCTGAAGTTCCCCTGGTTCGACGACACCACGGTCACCGACTGGGTCCGGGTCGGCCAGCTGTACGCGGGCGGCGGCTACGGCTCGGTGTTCGTCCCCGAGAAGGGCGACGAGGTGCTCGTCGCCTTCGTCCACGGGGACATGCGGTACCCGATCGTGCTCGGCGGCCTCTACAACGGCGAGGACAAGCCGCCGACCGCCCGCACCGAGGGCCGCGACCAGAAGATGATCCGGACCCGGCACGGCCATGAAGTGCTCCTGGACGACACCGAGTCCAAGGCCGCCGTACGCATCACGTCCGCCGCCGGACACGTGGTGGAACTGGACGACCAGGGCAAGGCGCTCCGGATCACCGCGGCCGAGGGCGGCAGCGTCACCGTGACGGCACAGGGCGAGATCACCCTCAAGGCGCCGAAGGTGACGGTGGATTCCCCCTCCATCGACCTCGGCGGCGGCGCCACCGAACCGCTTGTGCTCGGCAACGCGCTGCTCCAGGCGTTCAACACCCACACCCACCCCTCCGCCGCCGGGCCGACCGGCCCGCCCACCCCGCCGCTCACCCCCGCCGTACTGGCCAAGAAGGCGAGGACGGCATGAGCGAGGAGTTTCTCGGGACCGGCTGGCGGTTCCCGATCCTGCCCGACGCGTCCGGGCGGCTCGGGTACGCCGTCGGGGAGGAGAGCATCGAGCACTGTCTGCGGGCGCTGCTGCTCACCGGCACCGGCGAGCGGGTCATGCGGCCCGAACTGGGCACCCGAGCCCATGAGTTGGTGTTCGCCCCCGGCAGTGTGCAGAACCTGCGCGACCTGGAGCAGTCGATCGCCGCCGCCGTCCGTGACCATGAGCCGCGGGTGGAGCTGGAGGAGGTCCGCGCGGAGGCCGACCCGGCCGATGAGTCGCGGATCACCGTCTCGGTCGTCTACCGCATCCGGCGCAGCAACACCAAGGCGAACCTGGTGTTCCCGTTCTACACCGGCCTCACCGGGGGCATCTCATGACCCTGCCCGCACCGAAGCTGGACGACCTCACCTGGGCCGACATGATGGCGGCCATCCGCCGCCGGATCCCCGCCGAGTCGGACGGCACCTGGACGCTGCACGCGCCCGTCGACCCCGGTGTCACCCTCCTCGAACTCTTCGCCTACCTCCTCGAACAACGGCTGTACTGGCTCGACCAGGTGCCGGACGCGCTCGTGGTCGCCATACTGCGGCTGCTCGGCCTCGAACCGCCGCGCCCCGCCCGGCCCGCCGCCACCGTGCTGCGCCTCGCCGCCCGGCAGGAGGGCACCGACGTACCCGTGGTCCCCGCCGGGACGGCGCTGACCCGGGACCCCACCGGACAGGTGGTCTTCACCCTCGACGACGACGTGGCCGTCCTCCCGCTCGCCGAGGGCGGTGAGGTCACCGTGTGGACCGACCGCGACCGCACGGCGGACCTGCGGGCCCGCCGCGGCATCGCGCTGCTGGCGAGCGACGGCGCCCCGGCACAGGTCCGGTTCACCCTGCCGCTCACCGGGGCGCACCCCGCGCCCGGCCCGATCGGCCTGCTCGTCGAGCTGGACGCGCCCGCCGCGTCCGCGCCCTCCTGGCTGCCCGGGGCGGTCGCCGACGTACCGCCTCCGGCGGAGCTGACCTGGTCCTGGTTCCGGCCGGGCACGGATGTCTCCGGCGGATTCGAGAAGGTCGAGGACGGCACGGCCGGGCTCAGACGGTCCGGTGTCGTCCGGCTGCACCCCCGGGCCGACTGGACCACACAGGACACCGGGCTCCTGGTCTCGACCCCGGCCGCCACCTACCCGGCCCCGCCCCGGCTCCTCCAGCTCGCCGTCAACGTGTCCGCCGCACACCACCGCACGTACCGCACCGCGAGCGGCGCCGACCTCCGGGAGCAGATCGACGCCTGGCTCAGACTGCCCGGCCAGCGCCTCGTCCTGCCGGACGCCGCAGGCCGCCTTCTGGAGGCCACCCTTCGGCTGGCGGGCCAGGAGTGGCAGCCGGCGCCGGACTTCACCTTCGGCGCACCGGCCGACCGGATCTTCGTGCTCGACCGGGCCGAAGGCGCGCTGGTGTTCGGCGACGGACTCACCGGGCGCATCCCCCGCCCGGACCCGGACGCGCACATCGACTACGTCACCGGCGGCGGCCGGGGCGGCAATGGCGGCATGACCGGCAACTGGCTGCCGGCCGAGGACCTTCCGGCCCCGCCGGGAGCGGTCTCGGCCGCCAATCTCGTACGGGCCGAAGGCGGCGCGGACCCGGAGACGATCACCGATGCGCGCCAACGCGCCGCCGCGTCCCTGGGGGAGGTGACCCGCGCGGTCACCGCCGACGACTACGTCACCCTGGCCCGTACGACGCCGGGCGTCGCCATCGCCCGCGCGCACCCGGCCGTCGGCGAGCACCCCGGCTTCCCGTGCGCCACGGTGCCCGGCGCGGTGACCGTCCACATCGTCCCGGCCGCGCCCCGCGACGACCTCACCCGCGAGGACTTCGTCGCCGCGCCGCTCCCCGACCCCGGCATGCTGTGCGCCGCCGCCGCCCGCCTCGAACAGACGCGGCTGCTCACCTCCGAGGTCTTCGTCCGCGCGCCCCGCTACCGCGAGGTGACGCTGCGCGTCACCCTGTCCGGCGACCCGGCCGACCACACCCGCGTGTCCACCGTGCTCACCGCCGCGCTGCGCCGCTTCCTCGACCCGCTCGTGGGCGGTGAGGACCAGGACGGCCGGCCGTTCGGACAGCCGCTGCGGCCCTCGGCCCTGCTGCGGGCCGCGCAGCGGTCGCTGGGGGACCTCGCGGACGTCGCCGCCGTGGCGATCGGCCTGGACGGGGCCGAACCGGACGAGGAGTGCGACGAGGTGCCGCTCGGCGCGGGGGAGCTTCCCGTCCTGCGGACGGTCCACACCCGGATCGTGCCCGCCGCCGAACCGGGGGAGGGGCTGGCATGACCGGGGACGTGTGGTGGGAGAAGGACGCGCGGGAACGGGAGAGGGAGGACG is from Streptomyces hygroscopicus and encodes:
- a CDS encoding phage baseplate protein codes for the protein MSEEFLGTGWRFPILPDASGRLGYAVGEESIEHCLRALLLTGTGERVMRPELGTRAHELVFAPGSVQNLRDLEQSIAAAVRDHEPRVELEEVRAEADPADESRITVSVVYRIRRSNTKANLVFPFYTGLTGGIS
- a CDS encoding type IV secretion protein Rhs, coding for MRGTPRARSTDKRYYGVVEALVVENEGDDEGQVKLKFPWFDDTTVTDWVRVGQLYAGGGYGSVFVPEKGDEVLVAFVHGDMRYPIVLGGLYNGEDKPPTARTEGRDQKMIRTRHGHEVLLDDTESKAAVRITSAAGHVVELDDQGKALRITAAEGGSVTVTAQGEITLKAPKVTVDSPSIDLGGGATEPLVLGNALLQAFNTHTHPSAAGPTGPPTPPLTPAVLAKKARTA